Proteins encoded by one window of Rhodothermales bacterium:
- the cobA gene encoding uroporphyrinogen-III C-methyltransferase produces MRSHKRSGTVYLVGAGPGDPGLITVKGLNAIRTADALVFDRLVHPSLIDEASPGAERFYAGKAPGSVSIEQEEIQDLLIQLARRHERVVRLKGGDPFVFGRGGEEAFALREAGIPFEVIPGISSAIAAPAYAGIPVTHRALARGFTVVTGHTCRPDDMQDWAALARASTLVVMMGLGKLDEIARGLIEHGISPKLPVAAVSCATTARQETVRATLETIAGACANLEGPATIVIGEVARLHDDLAWFTAADSPSIDRIRTPFSEHIVALSA; encoded by the coding sequence ATGAGATCGCATAAACGATCCGGTACGGTTTACCTCGTAGGTGCCGGGCCGGGCGATCCGGGCCTGATCACCGTGAAAGGACTGAACGCCATCCGTACGGCGGACGCCCTTGTATTCGACCGGCTGGTGCATCCTTCCTTGATCGACGAAGCGTCTCCGGGCGCCGAGCGTTTTTACGCCGGCAAGGCGCCGGGCAGCGTTTCGATCGAACAGGAAGAGATCCAGGATCTGTTGATCCAGCTTGCGAGACGTCACGAACGCGTGGTGCGACTGAAGGGTGGCGACCCGTTCGTGTTTGGCCGGGGGGGGGAGGAGGCCTTCGCCTTGCGCGAGGCCGGGATACCTTTCGAGGTGATCCCCGGCATCTCCAGCGCGATCGCGGCGCCGGCGTACGCCGGAATCCCCGTCACCCACCGAGCCCTCGCCCGCGGATTCACCGTCGTGACCGGTCACACGTGCCGGCCGGACGACATGCAGGACTGGGCCGCACTCGCGCGAGCGAGCACGCTGGTGGTGATGATGGGCCTCGGCAAACTGGATGAAATTGCCCGGGGACTGATCGAACACGGGATTTCGCCGAAACTACCGGTTGCGGCCGTGAGCTGCGCCACGACAGCGCGTCAGGAAACCGTGCGCGCCACGCTGGAAACGATCGCCGGCGCGTGCGCGAATCTGGAGGGGCCGGCGACGATCGTGATCGGCGAAGTGGCCCGCCTGCACGACGACCTGGCCTGGTTTACCGCCGCCGACAGCCCTTCG